Part of the Candidatus Eisenbacteria bacterium genome, GCGCATCGTTATGAGAATCAACGGATTGAGACTAGAAGGAGAATTGAGAGCGGATATTCTACTTCTTTCGAATCGAAGGCTTGGCCAGGCGATACCTGCGGATCTTCTCCAGGAGCGCCGGGTAGCTGAGCCGCAGCCGGCGACTCGTCTCGGACTTGTTCCATGAGGTCTCGGTCAGGGTTCGCAGGATCAGATCCGACTCCAGGCGCGCCACCGCCTCCTTGAGCGTCGCCGCGTCCCTCGCGAGCGGATCGGATCCCCGGATCTCCTGCGGTAGGAGATCCGTCCCGATCAGGCCGCCTTCCTCGCAGAGCACCACGACCCGGCGCATGCACTTCTCAAGCTCGCGCACATTGCCGCGCCACTCGTGGTCCATCAGGCGCTGCATCGCCTCGCGGGTCATACCCCCAACGGTGCGGTCCATTTCCCGCGTGATCCTGCCGAGGAATCGGCGAACGAGGATCGGGATGTCCTCGCGCCTCTCGCGGAGCGGCGGGATGGCGAACTGGAAGTCGTTGAGCCTGTAGTAGAGGTCTTCCAGGAACTCCCCCGAGCGGATCGCGGCCACCAGATCGGTGTTGGTCGCGCAAAGGAACCTGACGTCTGCGGTCCGCGGCTTGACCCCGCCGACCGGGCGGTACTCCTTGCGGTCGAGCAGGTGGAGGAGCTTCGCCTGGACGCTGCGATGGCACCTGTCGACCTCGTCCAGAAAGAGGGTCCCGCCCTCGGCCTCTTCGATGAGGCCCCGCTTGTTTCTCACCGCTCCAGTGAAAGCGCCCTGCACGTGGCCGAAGAGCTCGCTCTCGAGGAGCTGCTCCGGAAGGGCGGCGCAGTTGACCTGGATGAAGGGCTTGCCATCCCGCCGGCTCGCGCGGTGGATGCACTGGGCGACGAGGCCCTTGCCCGTGCCGGTCTCGCCGGTCAAGAGGATGCTCGCATCGCTGTCCGCCACACGCCGCAGGAGCGAGAGGGTCTGCTTGGTGGCCTGATCGACTGTGAGGAAGTCGCAGAACGGGTCGCTCTCATGCTCCACGTCCCCGTCCGAGACCTCCTCGATCGTGTGCCGCCTCGCCTCGATCGCCACGCAGAGGAGGCTCCCGAAGAGAGAGAGCATCCGCAGATCGCGAGTCGCGAACGGCTCCGATCCCTGGCGTTCCGCCACGAGGACGCCCCACAGATCCTCGCCGGGACGCAACCGGAGAGCCACGACGGCCCCGCTCGGCTGCCAGGAGTCGGAGATGTGGGATTCGGAGAGGAGGCTCGCCCCATGCCCCGAGAGCCAGATCTTTCGACCGGCCGCGAAGGCCCGGAAGACCGGATCCAGAGCCTTCAGCATGCCCGTGGGCCTATCGATGCCGATGGAAGTCTCGATGCGAAGCCTCTCGAAGCCGGGTCCCACGGCCACCAGCGCCCGCTCGACCTTCAGTCGAGCGGCCGCATGCTGGAGAAGCCTCTGGGTCCCGCCGCCGCCGCCGTTGCTCCCCATGTCGAGCGGCGTGAACTCCTGGAGGATCTGGAACTCCTCGCTGGTGGAGAGGACGAACTCGGCCTGGTTCTCCCCCAGCTCGATCTTCAGGGCGGCGAGGCGAGAGACCGTGTCGACGCGTCCCTGGGCTTCGAGCATCCCGATCCCGCGATCCAACACGCGGAGCGCCCCCTCGTAGTTGCCGGCCGCGACGAGCGCGCGCGCGTGGATCTCGACGAACTCGGAGACGACGGACATCAGATCGTGCTTCTGGATCTTCTCCCAGAGCGGCTCGAGGGTATCGACGGCTTCCTGGGCGCACGAGACCCCGTCGGTCCCGCGGAGAGAACTCTCCTCCACGAGCGCGGACGCCAAACGGATCCGACTCGTGGTCCCCTTCAGCAGATCGGGGGTCGCTGCGAGAGTCTGCGACGACTTCCGCAGGAGATCGAGCGCCGCTTCACGCCGGCCCGATTCCCACGCCGCCTCCCCCATCAGACGGAGGTTGGCGCCCACCTCGCACTGATCGCCGATCCGCGTGGCGATCAGCAAGGCTTCCGTCGCGAGGCGGGTGGCCGCAACCGCGTCG contains:
- a CDS encoding AAA family ATPase gives rise to the protein DAVAATRLATEALLIATRIGDQCEVGANLRLMGEAAWESGRREAALDLLRKSSQTLAATPDLLKGTTSRIRLASALVEESSLRGTDGVSCAQEAVDTLEPLWEKIQKHDLMSVVSEFVEIHARALVAAGNYEGALRVLDRGIGMLEAQGRVDTVSRLAALKIELGENQAEFVLSTSEEFQILQEFTPLDMGSNGGGGGTQRLLQHAAARLKVERALVAVGPGFERLRIETSIGIDRPTGMLKALDPVFRAFAAGRKIWLSGHGASLLSESHISDSWQPSGAVVALRLRPGEDLWGVLVAERQGSEPFATRDLRMLSLFGSLLCVAIEARRHTIEEVSDGDVEHESDPFCDFLTVDQATKQTLSLLRRVADSDASILLTGETGTGKGLVAQCIHRASRRDGKPFIQVNCAALPEQLLESELFGHVQGAFTGAVRNKRGLIEEAEGGTLFLDEVDRCHRSVQAKLLHLLDRKEYRPVGGVKPRTADVRFLCATNTDLVAAIRSGEFLEDLYYRLNDFQFAIPPLRERREDIPILVRRFLGRITREMDRTVGGMTREAMQRLMDHEWRGNVRELEKCMRRVVVLCEEGGLIGTDLLPQEIRGSDPLARDAATLKEAVARLESDLILRTLTETSWNKSETSRRLRLSYPALLEKIRRYRLAKPSIRKK